The following proteins are co-located in the Malassezia restricta chromosome II, complete sequence genome:
- a CDS encoding inositol-pentakisphosphate 2-kinase, which produces MTEAWPPVLSSASMDPAHWAYHAEGAANMLVRYVGPHMWPFWNTQGGDEVMVLRIPKKIHASDAEQVPAADIFLSQVLVHVLPSSSLPCMRRLDMDTSWLPFLQALADKCEPVRPIFRKAAGGMDMSTPHIWMMRDDSRPLPQSRLVVEIKPKCGYLPSLPTTRYPCKASMPKCHIQKLYQLGQKAQDADTHEWYNPLDLFSGDEGKIQRAVNALLDDWTHGSGYLHMFVDGARMSFGDIQEHIPWLQVPRRLSWRIAQILTENRHLLHTLAHQQQRLDPYDIEGIAQLWHARTGKPLNSTPVEELPRITLADYAFVAANSVPVVSSDKDMHYVMAAYLLAATLKDVTLFIPLDDVEGTPMYRANPIGARIVDLDAKRPSKLCQHARKDAAMSAFVHCLAPDQRCATYLRRV; this is translated from the coding sequence ATGACGGAAGCATGGCCGCCCGTGTTGTCTAGTGCCTCAATGGACCCAGCACATTGGGCGTATCACGCTGAAGGAGCAGCCAATATGCTTGTGAGATATGTTGGTCCACACATGTGGCCTTTTTGGAATACCCAAGGCGGTGACGAGGTAATGGTACTGCGCATTCCAAAAAAAATCCATGCATCAGACGCAGAGCAGGTACCAGCCGCAGATATATTTCTATCCCAAGTCCTTGTGCATGTGCTTCCTTCTTCCTCTCTCCcgtgcatgcgtcgctTAGATATGGACACTAGTTGGCTTCCCTTTCTACAGGCGCTAGCTGACAAATGTGAGCCGGTTCGACCCATATTCCGAAAAGCTGCAGGAGGTATGGACATGTCGACCCCACATATCTGGATGATGCGGGATGATAGTCGACCTCTCCCCCAATCACGACTTGTGGTGGAAATTAAGCCAAAATGCGGCTATCTTCCCTCGCTTCCAACGACTCGATACCCCTGCAAGGCCAGCATGCCAAAGTGCCACATACAAAAGTTATACCAACTCGGCCAGAAGGCGCAGGATGCTGACACACATGAATGGTATAATCCTCTCGACCTGTTTAGTGGTGATGAAGGGAAAATTCAACGCGCGGTCAATGCCTTATTGGACGACTGGACGCATGGTTCAGGGTATTTGCACATGTTCGTGGACGGCGCTCGCATGTCTTTCGGCGACATTCAGGAGCACATACCGTGGCTTCAGGTACCAAGACGTCTGTcctggcgcatcgcgcaAATTCTCACAGAGAATCGACATCTTCTCCATACCCTTGCTCATCAGCAACAACGCCTAGATCCCTACGACATTGAAGGCATTGCACAGTTatggcacgcacgcacaggCAAACCGCTGAATTCGACACCCGTCGAAGAGCTTCCGCGCATCACCCTGGCTGACTATGCATTTGTGGCAGCAAACTCTGTCCCCGTTGTTTCCTCCGACAAGGACATGCACTACGTGATGGCAGCGTATTTACTTGCGGCTACATTGAAAGATGTCACCCTCTTTATACCACTCGATGATGTCGAAGGCACGCCAATGTATCGTGCCAATCCAATTGGCGCACGCATTGTGGATTTGGATGCTAAACGTCCATCCAAGCTATGTCAGCATGCGCGAAAAGATGCTGCTATGTCAGCCTTTGTTCATTGTCTCGCCCCGGATCAGCGTTGCGCCACATACCTCCGACGCGTCTGA
- a CDS encoding SRP40, C-terminal domain protein — MLQRPMMSWIVALVLAFVAMVPVLADMQHHRIRMHHDIKRALKEDDKYYTPSRFMDVSSQFDMDHFGISKQHKSHGKLKVPKGSEIRHVKVHDTGTNFLAYFSKGVNEKKVTHAYVMFHGRNRDGDRYWSIMNRALESARKDNYPGAPKHAVVVAPQFFSAKLNEGQYGNSTLAWSDINAWQSGSIAVHPKGTDVSSMDAVDALVDLFSNEKKYPNLKNLTLVGHGGGGQLMNRYATVGKDSSRKGIHIRYIVGDPSTSAYFTYHRPMTDKSIASPETCTSYNNWRYGFDTFPGTLQDSKEPHDYFKQYISRDVVNIVGLKDVLENGDQKCMALLQGGRKRRDRNLSWWRYINMLGRTNENLHGFPGNFSDLPDWSMHSNGIIKTRLTVVPHVKHNAEKVFGSKHGRSALFDHYDVDMGWRPDGWTYHAPKARIALQNKKASSSSSSSASSSSTSSSSSSSSTSSSTSQPPSSTSLSLSSSSVSSSSPSSSSTPSESALGGKVFAHDGSASHSCSLFSLLAPLVFVCVIMML; from the coding sequence ATGCTGCAACGTCCCATGATGTCGTGGATTGTGGCGCTTGTATTAGCATTTGTGGCCATGGTCCCTGTGCTTGCCGACATGCAGCACCACCGTATTCGCATGCACCACGACATTAAGCGCGCACTTAAGGAGGATGACAAGTATTACACTCCCTCGAGGTTCATGGATGTGTCGTCTCAATTTGATATGGATCATTTTGGTATCAGCAAACAACATAAGAGTCACGGCAAGCTTAAAGTCCCTAAAGGCTCGGAGATTCGTCACGTCAAAGTACATGATACTGGCACCAATTTTCTTGCGTACTTTTCTAAGGGTGTAAATGAAAAGAAGGTGACGCACGCATATGTGATGTTCCACGGCCGTAATCGCGATGGTGACAGGTATTGGTCGATTATGAACCGTGCTTTGGAGAGCGCCCGTAAGGACAACTATCCAGGCGCCCCGAAGCATGCTGTTGTCGTGGCGCCTCAATTTTTCTCTGCCAAGCTGAACGAGGGTCAGTACGGAAACTCGACGCTCGCATGGAGTGACATCAATGCTTGGCAATCGGGCAGTATTGCTGTGCACCCAAAGGGCACGGATGTATCATCTATGGATGCTGTGGACGCACTGGTGGACCTTTTCTCCAATGAAAAGAAGTACCCTAACCTCAAGAACCTGACGTTGGTCGGCCATGGCGGTGGTGGTCAACTCATGAACCGCTATGCGACAGTTGGTAAGGACTCGAGTCGCAAGGGTATCCATATTCGCTACATCGTTGGTGATCCTAGCACGTCAGCCTACTTCACATATCATCGCCCGATGACTGACAAAAGTATAGCTTCCCCCGAGACGTGCACAAGCTACAATAACTGGCGCTATGGATTTGACACGTTTCCGGGAACATTGCAGGACTCGAAGGAACCGCACGATTACTTTAAGCAGTACATCAGTCGCGATGTTGTGAACATTGTGGGTCTCAaggatgtgctggagaATGGTGATCAGAAGTGTATGGCGCTCCTTCAAGGTGGTCGCAAGCGTCGTGACCGCAACCTGAGTTGGTGGCGCTACATTAATATGTTGGGTCGCACCAACGAAAACCTTCATGGCTTCCCAGGCAATTTCAGCGATCTGCCTGACTGGTCGATGCACTCGAATGGCATCATCAAGACTCGCCTGACCGTTGTCCCGCACGTGAAGCATAATGCTGAAAAGGTGTTTGGCAGCAAGCATGGTCGATCGGCGTTATTCGATCACTACGATGTGGACATGGGCTGGCGTCCCGATGGTTGGACGTATCATGCACCTAAGGCCCGGATCGCTTTGCAGAATAAGAAGGcttcgtcatcgtcgtcgtcatcggcgtcgtcatcgtcaacgtcgtcatcatcgtcgtcatcatcgacGTCATCATCGACGTCGCAGCCGCCATCGTCGACCTCGTTGTCGTTGTCGTCATCTTCGGTCTCATCGTCATCGCCATCATCTTCGTCGACACCGTCCGAATCAGCTTTGGGTGGCAAGGTGTTTGCGCACGATGGCAGTGCATCGCACTCCTGCTCGCTCTTTTCTCTACTTGCACCGCTGGTGTTTGTATGTGTTATCATGATGCTCTAA
- a CDS encoding tRNASer (uridine44-2'-O)-methyltransferase, with translation MACALFEPVWCEQVDAVSDGWPWTRVIEACAHFSYSDWLATMYAWIEHPERNSSTILRGEVWCESEHENDSIQYRCIRRLLPRRVKMDRGMLQECVVYACGPEHGRVVYTTLRPSDAATEAPDPHKFASLSSRDLCASAADVPYYHPAVRGVAFHYIPTTPKATIRIDLSLFPTEPRPVSPTSRLGRTALSLLRMMHQHAYGHATSYVKRVHHDMLVPRDEYQDLYLSLRTKHAHRLLETWAEVTDPKKHVFEDLGIAAWLILLWRDMFGSSHVPLGPAPRCADLWGQPPGGFVDLGCGNGLLVLILSLEGYRGLGLDARARKSWAHYTDLGAHLEASVIEPNTCVFPPGCFLIGNHADELTPWIPSWASRTPHCSGFVNIPCCPWTLEGTRFTPTNHTIEWANIAEWLDVSDLPAMCMPPAPLRRPSPHMAERLAHTLWFVDRTIHDASGATHSKHLAYYAYIVRLHIQAGWCLETEALRIPSTKNWAFVGRSQEPLNTYRRST, from the coding sequence ATGGCATGCGCCCTGTTCGAGCCTGTTTGGTGTGAGCAGGTGGATGCGGTATCCGATGggtggccatggacgcgCGTCATTGAGGCCTGCGCTCATTTTTCCTACTCAGATTGGCTCGCTACGATGTATGCATGGATAGAACATCCGGAGCGCAATAGCTCGACGATCCTGCGAGGTGAAGTTTGGTGTGAATCGGAGCACGAAAATGACTCCATTCAGTACCGGTGCATTCGACGCCTTTTACCACGTCGGGTCAAGATGGATCGTGGCATGCTGCAGGAATGTGTCGTGTACGCATGTGGGCCAGAGCATGGTCGTGTGGTGTACACAACGCTGCGACCTTCCGATGCAGcgaccgaggcgcccgACCCACATAAATTTGCATCGCTTTCCTCCCGTGACTTGTGTGCATCAGCAGCCGATGTGCCTTACTATCACCCAGctgtgcgtggcgtcgcCTTTCATTATATTCCCACAACGCCCAAAGCCACGATCCGAATCGACTTGTCCCTGTTTCCCACTGAACCACGACCTGTTTCGCCCACTTCGCGTTTGGGCCGCACAGCCCTGTCCCTTCTACGTATGATGCATCAGCATGCCTATGGCCATGCTACCTCTTATGTTAAACGAGTGCACCATGACATGCTTGTGCCGCGTGACGAGTATCAAGACCTGTACTTATCGCTACGCACAAAACATGCGCACAGGCTGTTGGAGACGTGGGCTGAGGTCACAGATCCAAAGAAGCACGTGTTTGAGGATCTAGGCATTGCTGCATGGCTCATTCTCTTATGGCGCGACATGTTTGGCTCGTCTCATGTGCCGCTAGGCCCGGCACCTCGGTGTGCCGATCTTTGGGGCCAGCCGCCCGGTGGCTTCGTGGATCTGGGCTGTGGGAATGGTCTGCTAGTGCTCATTCTCTCACTTGAAGGCTACCGCGGCCTAGGCCTTGATGCGCGCGCCCGCAAGTCATGGGCACACTATACTGACTTGGGAGCGCATTTGGAGGCAAGCGTTATCGAGCCAAACACTTGCGTATTTCCTCCCGGTTGTTTCCTGATTGGGAATCATGCAGACGAACTTACGCCTTGGATTCCCTCTTGGGCAtcacgcacgccgcactGCTCGGGCTTTGTCAATATTCCATGCTGTCCGTGGACCCTCGAAGGCACTCGCTTCACACCGACGAACCACACCATCGAATGGGCTAATATAGCTGAATGGCTCGACGTGTCGGATCTGCCTGCCATGTGCATGCCTCCCGCGCCGCTTCGCCGGCCATCGCCGCACATGGCGGAACGCCTCGCACACACGCTGTGGTTCGTTGATCGCACGATCCATGATGCATCCGGTGCGACACATTCCAAGCATCTGGCCTACTATGCCTATATCGTGCGTTTGCACATCCAAGCAGGTTGGTGCCTGGAGACGGAGGCCCTGCGTATACCCAGCACTAAAAATTGGGCATTTGTCGGTCGTTCACAAGAACCCTTAAATACCTACAGACGGAGTACCTGA
- a CDS encoding splicing factor 3B subunit 3 produces the protein MQLYNLTLQPPSCVTTAVVGQFCGTRQQEILLVRGSRLELYRIDTATGHMMRVLSQHTFSNVRSAACFRLMGGTKNYLILGSDAGRIVVLEYNAARNRFEKVHQETFGRSGNRRIVPGQYLATDPKGRAVLIGAIERSKLIYTLNRDADANLTISSPLEANRPTAIVQCIVGVDVGYENPVFASLETDYADADADPTGEALARTEKRLTYYELDLGLNHVVRRWTEPVDRSAHHLISVPGGYNYSTEAWDGPSGVLVCIDDYIVYRHPDQPPHIVPIPVRENASIHRGSMIVASVLHKMKTSFFLLVQNEDGDLFKVTVEHDEEQVKAVRIKYFDTVPVAASLCILRSGYLFVASDSGSQCLYAFEKLGDDDDEPEYLSTSHDGTIPTFVPRPLGNLMLAHEIEALDPLMDAKIGNPLGSDVPQIYAACGRGPRSTFKRLRHGLEVSEVVSSELPGVPQAVWSTKLCSTDTFDGYIVLSFVNGTLVLGIGETIEEVVDSGFLTSEPTLAVQQLGADALLQVHPAGIRHILPNKQVNEWAAPVRDDGVQTRIVAATTNHRQIVVALDNQDIVYFELDMDGQLNEFQERRSIGAHIVALSISTCPEGSQRTPYVALACSDQTVRIISLDPDSTLAPISLQALTAPPSSICISEMLDASIDRHHLTMFVSIGLINGVYIRTVLDPTTGQLTDTRTRFLGGRPVSLVRTRVHGDTAVLALSTRTWLTYTLNEHIQFTPLMFDALTHVSSFHTELCPDGLLGITGDTLRILTVPQMNGTQMKMDSLPLSYTPRKMAVHPHNASLFYVIESDHRTVAAGAEYDAARMGPVRADPGRWVSCIRVVDAVTMSTCACVELPNDEAAFSITLVPLAACQNEWFLIVGSTQSLTHKPRAMKAAFLSTYRLACQGRQIELMHKTEVDDVPLALHAFHGRLLAGIGMHLRIYDMGTKKLLRKCQSRPFPSTIVRVSVQGHRIIVGDSQESVHYVVYKPGTNSLISFADDIMPRWTTALLMLDYDTVMAGDKFGNVYVLRIDSSTSMSSDEDPTGLMLQNERAYLMGAAHRAQVLAHFHIGDIISSLALESLVPGGRPVAIYTCINGTIGALIPFISREDVRIFSTLEMHMRQEKLSVTGRDHLAYRGQFAPVKSVVDGDLCELYMSLSHEKQEEMAEELGHAPNDIGKKLTQMRESTTEL, from the coding sequence ATGCAGTTGTACAACTTGACGCTGCAGCCGCCATCATGCGTGACGACGGCCGTAGTCGGGCAGTTTTGCGGGACGCGGCAGCAAGAAATCTTGCTGGTCCGTGGCAGTCGTCTCGAGCTATACCGCATCGATACTGCGACAGGGCATATGATGCGTGTGCTGTCGCAACACACGTTCAGTAACGTGCGCAGTGCTGCATGTTTTCGCTTGATGGGAGGCACGAAGAACTACCTGATTCTTGGAAGTGATGCAGGGCGCATTGTGGTACTGGAATACAATGCAGCACGAAACCGATTCGAAAAGGTGCATCAGGAAACGTTTGGTCGCTCGGGCAACCGGCGTATCGTGCCGGGGCAATACCTCGCCACGGACCCTAAAGGGCGCGCCGTGCTTATTGGCGCCATTGAGCGAAGTAAACTGATCTACACCCTGAATCGCGATGCGGACGCGAACCTCACCATATCCAGCCCCTTGGAAGCCAACCGACCTACGGCCATTGTGCAATGCATTGTCGGTGTAGATGTTGGGTACGAAAACCCTGTATTCGCCTCACTTGAAACAGACTATGCAGATGCGGATGCTGATCCTACGGGCGAAGCGCTGGCACGTACGGAAAAACGACTGACGTATTATGAGCTGGATCTTGGTCTAAACCACGTCGTGCGACGCTGGACGGAGCCCGTGGACAGGAGCGCACATCATCTTATTTCGGTCCCAGGTGGCTATAATTACTCGACAGAAGCTTGGGACGGGCCAAGTGGCGTGTTGGTGTGCATAGACGACTACATCGTGTACCGACATCCGGACCAGCCCCCCCACATCGTCCCGATTCCCGTTCGCGAAAATGCTTCGATTCACCGCGGCTCCATGATTGTGGCAAGCGTGTTGCACAAGATGAAAACGTCTTTTTTCTTACTAGTGCAAAACGAAGACGGCGACTTGTTCAAAGTGACAgtcgagcacgacgaggagcaAGTCAAGGCCGTGCGTATCAAGTACTTTGATACGGTACCAGTCGCCGCATCCTTATGCATTTTGCGCTCTGGCTACCTATTTGTCGCATCAGATTCAGGGTCACAGTGCCTGTATGCTTTTGAAAAGCttggtgatgatgatgacgagccaGAGTACTTGTCGACCTCCCATGACGGTACCATTCCGACTTTTGTGCCGCGCCCGCTGGGAAATTTGATGCTTGCGCACGAAATCGAAGCACTAGATCCTCTCATGGATGCCAAGATTGGTAATCCACTTGGCAGCGACGTACCGCAGATCTATGCGGCGTGTGGTCGAGGCCCTCGAAGCACTTTCAAGCGACTGCGCCATGGCCTTGAAGTCAGTGAAGTTGTCAGCAGTGAGCTGCCTGGTGTTCCGCAGGCTGTCTGGTCCACGAAATTATGCAGCACCGACACATTTGACGGTTACATCGTCCTGAGTTTTGTGAATGGAACGCTTGTGCTCGGAATCGGCGAAACCATCGAAGAGGTCGTGGACAGTGGATTCCTCACGTCTGAACCCACTTTAGCAGTCCAGCAACTGGGCGCCGATGCTCTGCTGCAGGTGCATCCAGCTGGCATTCGGCACATCCTACCGAATAAGCAGGTGAACGAATGGGCAGCGCCAGTGCGTGATGACGGCGTACAAACGCGCATTGTAGCAGCGACAACGAATCACCGTCAGATTGTGGTTGCTCTTGATAACCAGGACATTGTATACTTCGAGCTGGATATGGATGGCCAGCTCAACGAGTTCCAGGAGCGGCGCTCAATAGGCGCCCACATTGTTGCGCTCAGCATCAGTACATGCCCTGAGGGCAGTCAGCGTACACCATACGTTGCCTTGGCGTGCTCAGATCAGACCGTGCGCATTATCTCATTGGATCCTGACTCGACGCTGGCCCCCATCAGTTTGCAGGCGCTGACAGCACCGCCGTCCAGTATCTGCATCTCTGAGATGCTCGACGCATCCATTGACCGGCATCACCTCACCATGTTTGTGAGCATTGGCCTAATCAACGGTGTGTACATCCGCACTGTACTGGACCCAACCACCGGTCAGCTCACTGACACACGCACCCGCTTTCTGGGCGGCCGACCTGTCTCtctcgtgcgcacgcgcgtccaTGGAGACACGGCCGTGCTCGCTCTCAGCACTCGCACCTGGCTCACATATACTCTGAACGAGCACATCCAATTTACGCCACTCATGTTTGATGCCCTTACCCACGTCTCGAGCTTTCATACGGAATTGTGCCCTGACGGCTTGCTCGGCATTACGGGCGATACTCTTCGTATCCTTACTGTGCCTCAGATGAACGGCACACAGATGAAAATGGATTCACTCCCTCTGTCTTATACACCTCGAAAGATGGCTGTGCACCCCCACAACGCCTCTCTTTTTTATGTCATTGAGTCGGATCACCGCACAGTAGCGGCTGGTGCCGAGTATGACGCGGCCCGCATGGGTCCTGTGCGTGCAGATCCAGGTCGCTGGGTCAGTTGTATCCGTGTTGTGGATGCTGTGACCATGTCTACCTGTGCATGTGTTGAACTGCCTAACGACGAGGCAGCATTTAGCATCACGCTAGTACCGCTGGCCGCGTGTCAAAATGAGTGGTTTCTGATTGTCGGATCGACACAGAGTTTGACACATAAGCCACGTGCTATGAAAGCGGCGTTTCTCTCCACCTATCGACtcgcatgccaaggccggCAGATTGAGTTGATGCACAAGACCGAGGTGGACGACGTCCCCCTGGCATTACATGCATTTCACGGGCGTCTGCTGGCGGGTATTGGCATGCATTTGCGCATTTATGATATGGGTACAAAGAAACTGCTGCGCAAGTGTCAAAGCCGGCCATTCCCCTCTACTATCGTTCGCGTGTCCGTTCAGGGGCATCGTATCATTGTCGGTGACTCGCAAGAGTCAGTGCACTACGTTGTATACAAGCCTGGAACAAACAGCTTGATTTCTTTCGCGGATGATATTATGCCACGCTGGACGACCGCTCTTCTCATGCTTGATTATGATACCGTCATGGCCGGTGACAAATTTGGCAATGTGTATGTGCTCCGAATAGACTCGAGCACCTCAATGAGTTCGGACGAGGATCCGACTGGACTCATGCTCCAAAACGAACGAGCATATCTGATgggcgcagcgcaccgCGCGCAAGTGCTAGCGCACTTTCACATTGGCGATATTATATCGAGTTTAGCGCTCGAGAGTTTGGTGCCTGGCGGTCGTCCTGTCGCAATATACACGTGTATCAATGGTACCATCGGTGCCCTTATACCTTTTATCAGCCGTGAAGACGTGCGGATATTCTCTACGCTTGagatgcacatgcgccaggAGAAATTAAGTGTGACAGGGCGTGATCACCTTGCATACCGAGGGCAATTTGCGCCTGTCAAATCCGTGGTGGATGGCGATTTATGTGAGCTCTATATGTCCCTCTCTCATGAAAAGCAGGAAGAAATGGCCGAAGAGCTAGGTCATGCACCTAATGACATCGGCAAGAAGCTCACGCAAATGCGCGAGTCAACGACAGAATTATAA